In Blastopirellula sp. J2-11, a single genomic region encodes these proteins:
- a CDS encoding arginine N-succinyltransferase, translating to MSQAAQLVVRPVQIEDLTQLNELAQLTATGLTTLPRDPALMEKRVRQSVRSFSQMEDDSAQHELFLFVMEEKQTAQIVGTCGIVPKVGGFKPFYAYQMKTDIHKSETLQLYYEHQVLYLLREHDGPTEIGSLFLRSDYRGGGVGRVLSLCRFLFMANYPDLFESEVIAEMRGVIDEQGNSPFWEALGHHFFGIDFPNADMLSLYNKEFIEKLMPRHPIYVALLPPEAQASIGAVHELTAPARRLLESEGLRLRDLVDIFEAGPILQCKRAEIRAIRDSRVGVIVEIQETPTELGAFRKCIATTVETTFCAAGGLLWKREDGVVLERALADSLEVQIGDRIRYVDLRAEI from the coding sequence ATGAGCCAAGCAGCGCAACTGGTCGTTCGCCCGGTGCAGATCGAAGATCTGACGCAGTTGAACGAATTGGCTCAGCTTACCGCGACCGGCCTGACCACGCTTCCCCGTGATCCGGCGCTGATGGAAAAGCGCGTGCGGCAAAGCGTCCGTTCATTTTCTCAGATGGAAGATGACTCGGCGCAGCACGAACTTTTTTTGTTTGTGATGGAGGAGAAACAGACAGCACAAATCGTTGGCACCTGCGGAATCGTGCCGAAGGTGGGGGGATTCAAGCCGTTTTACGCCTATCAAATGAAAACCGACATTCACAAGTCGGAAACGCTGCAGTTGTACTACGAGCATCAGGTCCTCTATCTGTTGAGAGAACATGATGGGCCGACCGAGATCGGCAGTCTGTTTCTGCGGAGCGATTATCGGGGCGGGGGAGTGGGACGCGTGCTTTCCCTCTGCCGGTTTCTCTTCATGGCGAATTATCCGGATCTGTTTGAGTCGGAAGTGATCGCCGAGATGCGGGGAGTGATCGACGAGCAAGGTAACAGCCCTTTTTGGGAAGCGCTTGGGCATCACTTCTTTGGGATTGATTTTCCCAATGCCGATATGCTGAGTCTGTACAACAAAGAGTTCATTGAAAAGTTGATGCCGCGACACCCGATTTATGTGGCGCTGCTTCCGCCGGAAGCTCAAGCGTCGATCGGAGCCGTTCATGAACTTACCGCTCCTGCTCGCCGCTTGTTAGAAAGTGAAGGATTGCGTCTGCGCGATCTGGTCGACATCTTTGAAGCGGGGCCGATCTTGCAGTGCAAACGAGCAGAGATTCGCGCGATCCGTGATAGCCGTGTCGGCGTGATCGTAGAGATTCAAGAGACGCCTACGGAACTAGGGGCGTTTCGGAAGTGTATCGCCACAACGGTGGAGACCACGTTTTGCGCTGCTGGCGGTTTGCTATGGAAACGAGAGGATGGGGTGGTTTTGGAACGTGCGTTGGCCGATTCCTTGGAAGTGCAGATCGGGGATCGGATACGCTACGTCGACCTGAGAGCGGAGATCTAA
- the astB gene encoding N-succinylarginine dihydrolase yields the protein MMEVNFDGLLGPTHHFGGLSAGNLASLSHRHHRSSPRRAALEGLDKMKLVAELGVPQAIFPPQRRPHLQFLREQGFSGEPRLVVDAVARRRPELLSVAYSASSMWAANAATVSPSADTLDGRIHWTPANLISMPHRKIEAEQTTKLLREIFSEERFFVVHDPLPDQAKYSDEGAANQTRLCRQYEQRGVELFVYGRSGDDTTVSENRFPARQTRQASELIAKRHGLSPDWTLFAQQSRRAINAGVFHNDVIAVGNASVHLVHEHAFVDQAAVLRQLERRFAGDLRTLVITDQELSLEEAVRTYFFNSQLLTTTAGSMTLVCPLECERSQAAQQVIERLLREDNPIVDCKFVDVRQSMHNGGGPACLRLRVVMTPDEFAALPRAIIWTPQLHQRLQVWIETHYRDELSIADLADPDLVDEVGNAFDELGRILGNKRLLP from the coding sequence GTGATGGAAGTCAACTTTGACGGTTTGCTCGGTCCCACGCATCACTTCGGCGGGCTATCGGCCGGCAATTTGGCCTCCCTTTCGCACCGGCATCATCGTTCGTCACCGCGACGTGCGGCGCTGGAGGGACTCGACAAGATGAAGCTTGTCGCGGAACTTGGCGTACCGCAAGCAATCTTTCCACCGCAGCGGAGACCGCATCTTCAGTTTTTACGCGAGCAAGGATTCAGCGGCGAGCCGCGACTCGTCGTTGATGCGGTTGCGCGGCGGCGGCCTGAACTGTTGAGCGTCGCTTATAGCGCTTCGTCCATGTGGGCCGCGAACGCAGCGACAGTTTCGCCGAGCGCGGATACCTTGGACGGACGCATTCATTGGACGCCGGCCAATCTGATCAGCATGCCGCATCGCAAGATAGAAGCGGAGCAAACGACGAAGCTGTTGCGAGAGATTTTTTCGGAGGAACGTTTTTTCGTCGTGCATGATCCGTTGCCTGATCAGGCGAAGTACAGCGATGAAGGTGCGGCCAATCAGACGCGACTTTGCAGGCAATACGAGCAACGTGGAGTGGAACTGTTTGTCTATGGTCGCAGCGGCGATGATACGACCGTTTCCGAAAACCGATTCCCAGCACGACAAACCAGGCAAGCGTCAGAGCTAATCGCGAAGCGGCATGGACTCTCGCCGGACTGGACCCTGTTTGCTCAGCAAAGTCGGCGAGCGATTAACGCCGGCGTGTTTCATAACGACGTGATCGCGGTCGGCAATGCTTCGGTTCATTTGGTGCACGAACATGCGTTCGTCGATCAAGCGGCGGTGTTGAGACAGTTGGAGCGGCGGTTCGCAGGCGATTTGCGGACGCTCGTGATTACTGACCAAGAACTGTCGCTGGAAGAAGCGGTGCGGACTTATTTTTTCAATAGTCAACTGCTGACGACGACCGCAGGCTCGATGACGCTGGTTTGCCCGCTGGAGTGTGAGCGTTCTCAAGCGGCGCAGCAAGTGATTGAGCGCCTACTGAGGGAAGATAACCCCATTGTTGATTGCAAGTTTGTCGACGTTCGACAGAGTATGCACAACGGCGGCGGCCCCGCTTGTTTGCGACTGCGCGTAGTGATGACTCCAGACGAGTTCGCCGCTTTGCCGCGTGCGATTATTTGGACTCCGCAGTTGCACCAACGGCTGCAAGTCTGGATCGAGACGCACTATCGCGATGAGCTGTCAATCGCCGATTTGGCCGATCCCGATCTGGTGGACGAAGTCGGGAACGCGTTTGACGAACTGGGGCGGATCTTGGGAAATAAACGTTTGTTGCCCTAG
- a CDS encoding sodium:solute symporter family transporter codes for MDRRGAKYWRKTSVQILFLLNSRRFCYLAAVCICFSVLAFPISTVEARDWLKWRELPPLPNELGVAGPFAGVDNDALIVAGGANFPRPVWENDKQWVDQIHVLVKQQGEYVWKDGGRLPRPIAYGASVSTPNGVLCIGGNDAEHVYRDVFLLRWDGTKVTTTPCPALPAPCCYCQAAIIGTTAYVACGQQELGLESATNTLWALDLTKLSDTVPQDWKLLPPLPGPTRAFALVAAQHDGFRDSLYVIGGRRSEDGATQFLRDVWRYEPVANEWKQRRDAPRIIMAGEAIGMGQSHILILGGADENNFDNSDELKDQHPGFPREAFSYHTITDSWSSAGEIPENLVTTTAVRWDGAIILPSGEIRPRVRSPHIWRITPIASDKSFGTLNYVVLFAYLLAMVGVGVYFARMNKNTDDFFRGGMRIPWWAAGCSIFATMLSSLTFTGIPSKAYAQDWVYAIGNLTIPLVAIVAVYVALPFYRRIDATSAYEYLEMRFGRPVRVFASASFALFHVFRMAVVMSLTGLALAVATPLSPAQSVLLMGVLSILYCTMGGIEAVIWTDTIQTVVLLGGAMLAIGLLVSGVDGGVSGFLSVAASDSKFNLANLHWDATDAQTAFWVIIVGAIAQNLSSYTADQAVVQRYMTTPNETLAARSIWTNAVLAVPATLLFFGIGTALHAFYQSHPEKLDPTITTDQIFPLFIAREIPAGLAGLIVAGIFAAAQSTVSTSMNSTATTIVTDFLKPLNCCRTEHGYLNAARLCTLLIGIAGTCLGLVFANPEIRSLFDAFIIVIGLFMGVLGGLFLLGALTRRANQFGAMTGALVGAGVMFCLWKYSTLNGYLYTACGITVCFVVGYVASLVTPQSGRDLTGLTIFDARRSELKNQHSET; via the coding sequence ATGGATCGTCGTGGAGCGAAATATTGGAGAAAGACAAGCGTGCAGATATTGTTTCTATTGAACTCGCGTCGTTTCTGTTATCTCGCTGCTGTCTGCATCTGCTTTTCAGTGTTGGCGTTCCCGATCTCCACGGTCGAAGCTCGCGATTGGCTCAAGTGGCGAGAACTGCCGCCGCTGCCTAACGAGCTGGGTGTCGCTGGACCTTTCGCCGGCGTCGACAACGATGCGCTGATCGTCGCCGGCGGCGCCAATTTCCCCCGACCTGTCTGGGAGAACGACAAGCAGTGGGTCGATCAGATTCATGTGCTGGTCAAACAGCAAGGGGAATACGTCTGGAAAGATGGCGGACGATTGCCGCGTCCGATCGCCTATGGCGCCAGCGTTTCAACGCCGAACGGCGTGTTGTGTATCGGCGGCAACGACGCCGAGCATGTTTATCGGGACGTCTTTCTCTTGCGTTGGGATGGAACCAAAGTCACGACAACGCCCTGCCCTGCGTTGCCGGCGCCTTGCTGCTATTGCCAGGCGGCGATTATCGGCACGACAGCGTACGTTGCCTGCGGACAACAAGAGTTGGGACTGGAAAGCGCGACCAACACGCTCTGGGCGCTTGATCTTACGAAGTTATCCGATACCGTCCCGCAGGACTGGAAATTACTTCCACCGCTTCCTGGACCAACGCGCGCCTTCGCGTTGGTTGCGGCTCAACATGACGGGTTTCGCGATTCGCTGTATGTAATCGGCGGACGTCGCTCTGAAGATGGCGCCACCCAATTCTTACGCGACGTTTGGCGCTATGAACCGGTCGCCAACGAGTGGAAACAACGCCGCGATGCGCCGCGCATTATCATGGCAGGCGAAGCGATCGGAATGGGCCAAAGCCATATTCTGATCTTGGGTGGAGCCGACGAAAACAATTTTGATAATTCGGACGAGCTCAAAGATCAGCACCCCGGCTTTCCCCGCGAAGCGTTCAGCTACCACACAATTACCGACTCCTGGTCATCGGCCGGCGAAATCCCTGAAAACCTGGTGACGACCACGGCGGTTCGCTGGGATGGAGCGATCATTTTGCCCAGCGGCGAAATCCGGCCTCGCGTTCGCTCTCCGCATATCTGGCGGATTACGCCGATTGCTTCCGACAAAAGCTTCGGCACGCTCAACTATGTCGTCCTCTTCGCTTATCTCTTGGCGATGGTCGGCGTTGGCGTTTATTTCGCGCGCATGAATAAAAACACCGACGACTTCTTTCGCGGCGGGATGCGGATTCCGTGGTGGGCGGCAGGCTGCAGCATCTTCGCCACGATGTTGAGTTCACTGACCTTTACCGGCATTCCTTCCAAAGCGTACGCACAAGACTGGGTTTACGCGATCGGCAACTTGACGATCCCGCTCGTTGCGATTGTCGCCGTCTACGTAGCACTGCCTTTCTATCGTCGGATCGATGCGACCAGCGCCTATGAATATTTGGAGATGCGTTTTGGCAGACCGGTTCGGGTTTTCGCCAGCGCCAGTTTCGCGCTGTTCCATGTCTTTCGAATGGCGGTCGTCATGTCGTTAACCGGCTTGGCTCTCGCGGTGGCGACTCCCCTTTCGCCGGCACAGTCGGTCTTGCTGATGGGCGTACTCAGCATTCTCTACTGCACGATGGGCGGGATCGAAGCGGTGATCTGGACCGATACGATTCAAACCGTCGTGCTGCTTGGAGGAGCGATGCTGGCGATCGGCTTGCTCGTTTCAGGAGTCGACGGAGGCGTGAGCGGCTTTCTTTCGGTCGCCGCGAGCGACAGCAAGTTTAACCTGGCGAACCTGCACTGGGATGCAACCGACGCCCAAACGGCGTTCTGGGTAATCATCGTTGGCGCGATCGCGCAAAACCTTTCGTCCTACACCGCAGATCAGGCAGTCGTACAACGCTACATGACCACCCCGAACGAGACGCTAGCCGCTCGGTCGATTTGGACCAACGCCGTGCTGGCGGTTCCGGCGACGCTCCTCTTCTTTGGCATCGGCACGGCGCTGCATGCGTTCTATCAATCGCATCCCGAGAAGCTGGATCCCACCATCACGACCGATCAAATCTTTCCCCTGTTTATCGCCCGCGAAATCCCCGCCGGTCTGGCAGGCCTGATCGTGGCCGGCATCTTTGCAGCGGCTCAGTCGACCGTTTCGACCAGCATGAACTCCACCGCGACGACGATTGTCACCGACTTTCTGAAGCCGCTGAATTGCTGCCGAACCGAGCATGGCTATTTGAACGCCGCGCGGCTCTGCACGCTGCTGATTGGGATCGCCGGAACCTGCCTGGGGCTGGTCTTCGCCAATCCAGAGATTCGCTCATTGTTTGACGCGTTCATCATCGTGATTGGTCTCTTCATGGGCGTATTGGGCGGCCTGTTCCTGTTGGGGGCGCTCACTCGACGAGCCAACCAATTTGGCGCAATGACTGGCGCTCTGGTTGGCGCCGGCGTAATGTTTTGCCTTTGGAAATATTCCACGCTGAACGGCTATCTCTACACGGCGTGCGGAATCACGGTCTGTTTTGTCGTAGGCTATGTCGCTAGTTTGGTGACGCCGCAATCGGGCCGCGATCTCACCGGCCTGACGATCTTTGACGCTCGGCGTTCCGAATTAAAAAACCAGCACAGCGAAACATGA
- a CDS encoding aminotransferase class III-fold pyridoxal phosphate-dependent enzyme encodes MDQPKLNAEILRADPRVAQAKMLLREALADHAGHLSRRDAYAGLQENFAATLEEFAVLRGNALYYPFLGSGIGRGSLVELADGSVKYDMISGIGVHVCGHSHPQLLDILIDAALEDTVMQGNLQQNSESLEVCRQLVTLANRQGAAIDHCFLTSSGAMANENALKILFQYRVGSNRILAFDHAFAGRSLVLSQVTDRPQYRAGLPATVPVDFVPFYDPDRKEESQQAALTALRSHLARYPHAHCGFMMEMVQGEGGYRTAPREFFEVLCRELRQASVPIYFDEIQTFGRTLSPFAFQMLELDKYADIVTVGKMTQVCATLFGDGMNPKPGLLSQTFTASTSALLAARFVLTQLETGGFYGVNGRNAQVHQRFCDRFEKLQQQHPTVISGPWGVGGMVAFTALDGSSAMAKKVLFELFSAGVIAFAAGAEPTRIRFLPPLLAVTDDEIDAVCDILEQTLLRLHHEQ; translated from the coding sequence ATGGATCAGCCGAAGTTGAATGCGGAGATTTTGCGAGCGGACCCGCGAGTCGCCCAGGCCAAGATGTTGCTCCGCGAGGCGCTGGCCGATCATGCCGGACACCTTTCTCGCCGCGACGCGTACGCAGGGTTGCAAGAGAATTTTGCCGCAACGCTCGAGGAGTTCGCTGTTCTGCGCGGCAACGCACTCTATTATCCATTTCTCGGCAGTGGAATCGGCCGCGGCAGTCTGGTTGAACTGGCCGATGGCAGCGTCAAGTACGATATGATTTCGGGAATCGGCGTTCATGTCTGCGGTCACAGCCATCCGCAACTGCTTGACATTCTGATTGACGCCGCGCTGGAAGATACGGTGATGCAGGGAAACTTGCAGCAAAACAGCGAGTCGCTGGAAGTTTGTCGCCAACTGGTGACGCTCGCCAATCGGCAAGGCGCCGCGATCGACCATTGCTTTTTGACGTCTAGCGGCGCGATGGCGAATGAGAACGCACTGAAGATCTTGTTTCAATATCGCGTCGGCTCCAATCGAATTTTGGCGTTCGATCACGCGTTTGCAGGCAGATCGCTGGTCCTTTCTCAAGTGACCGATCGCCCGCAGTATCGCGCCGGACTTCCGGCGACGGTTCCTGTCGACTTTGTGCCGTTCTACGATCCTGACCGAAAAGAAGAGAGTCAACAAGCGGCGCTAACGGCGCTCAGGTCGCATCTGGCGCGCTATCCCCATGCGCATTGCGGTTTCATGATGGAGATGGTGCAAGGAGAAGGGGGCTATCGTACGGCGCCTCGCGAATTCTTTGAGGTTCTCTGCCGGGAACTGCGTCAAGCGAGCGTACCGATCTATTTTGATGAAATTCAAACATTCGGTCGCACGCTGTCTCCCTTCGCTTTTCAGATGCTGGAGTTGGACAAATACGCCGATATCGTGACCGTCGGCAAAATGACGCAGGTATGCGCCACCCTGTTTGGCGATGGGATGAATCCCAAGCCGGGGCTATTGAGCCAAACCTTCACTGCGTCGACCAGCGCGCTGTTGGCCGCACGGTTTGTTCTCACTCAACTGGAGACCGGCGGATTCTATGGAGTCAACGGGCGCAACGCCCAGGTTCATCAGCGGTTTTGCGATCGTTTTGAAAAACTGCAGCAACAACACCCGACTGTCATCAGCGGGCCTTGGGGCGTCGGCGGGATGGTCGCCTTCACCGCTTTGGATGGATCGAGCGCGATGGCGAAGAAGGTGCTGTTTGAACTCTTTTCGGCCGGGGTGATCGCATTTGCGGCCGGCGCCGAACCGACGCGGATTCGCTTTCTGCCGCCGCTGTTGGCGGTCACGGATGACGAGATCGATGCGGTTTGCGATATTCTGGAGCAAACGCTGCTGCGACTTCATCATGAGCAATAG
- a CDS encoding succinylglutamate-semialdehyde dehydrogenase: MLQIDGEWREGSGEPFTSLNPATEQVVWEGNAANSTDVDDAFLAAVEAQIPWGTAPWEERATVLRAFAEAVRANRDAMTQTISAEVGKPLWDAASEVDAVAAKIEVTIDAQQRRRPEEALDLKGRIGRTWYRPLGVVAVFGPFNFPAHIANGQIVPALLAGNSVLFKPSELTPQVAELTTRLWNEAGLPPGVFNLLQGGAATGRLIAEHADLRGLFFTGSLATGLKLRETLVHRPEVLLALELGGNNPLVVLEPDQNLSMLDQVIQSAFLTSGQRCTCVRRLILVGECTAFLQQLQEQASQIVVGAADATPEPFMGPLIHAAAVDRILTEQQRLLAGGAIPILESRRMPSGPAFLSPGLIDVTTCGSRSDEEMFGPLLQVIRVDDFDAAIREANQTRFGLVAGLLGGDRDDFQRFRRQVNAGLVNWNLPTTGASGRLPFGGIGQSGNYRPAGYFATDFCSVPVAGLEPATPRERSDR, encoded by the coding sequence ATGTTACAAATCGATGGAGAATGGCGCGAAGGAAGCGGCGAGCCGTTTACTTCGCTCAATCCCGCAACCGAGCAAGTCGTGTGGGAAGGAAATGCCGCCAACAGCACGGATGTCGATGACGCTTTTCTCGCCGCGGTCGAGGCGCAGATTCCTTGGGGTACGGCCCCTTGGGAGGAGCGCGCGACGGTGCTACGCGCGTTTGCGGAAGCGGTTCGCGCCAATCGCGATGCGATGACGCAGACAATTTCGGCCGAAGTTGGGAAGCCGCTCTGGGACGCCGCATCGGAAGTGGACGCCGTTGCGGCGAAAATCGAAGTCACGATTGATGCACAACAGCGCCGTCGCCCGGAAGAGGCGTTGGATTTGAAGGGGCGGATCGGACGAACCTGGTATCGTCCGCTGGGCGTCGTCGCGGTCTTTGGTCCCTTTAATTTTCCGGCACATATCGCCAACGGGCAGATCGTGCCGGCGCTGCTTGCCGGCAATAGCGTCCTGTTCAAGCCGAGCGAACTGACGCCGCAGGTCGCCGAGCTGACGACAAGGCTATGGAACGAAGCGGGGCTTCCGCCTGGCGTATTCAACCTACTGCAAGGCGGCGCTGCGACTGGACGCTTGATCGCCGAACATGCCGACTTACGCGGACTCTTCTTTACCGGTAGTTTGGCGACCGGTTTGAAACTGCGCGAGACGTTGGTCCATCGCCCCGAAGTGCTGTTGGCGCTGGAATTGGGAGGGAACAATCCGCTGGTCGTGCTGGAGCCGGACCAGAATCTGTCGATGCTCGATCAGGTGATTCAATCGGCGTTTCTGACCTCGGGCCAACGTTGCACCTGCGTTAGGCGGCTGATCTTGGTGGGCGAGTGCACGGCGTTTCTGCAGCAGTTGCAGGAACAGGCGTCGCAAATTGTGGTTGGCGCGGCGGATGCGACGCCAGAGCCGTTTATGGGACCGCTGATTCACGCCGCTGCCGTGGATCGGATTTTGACGGAGCAGCAGCGTTTGCTCGCCGGCGGCGCGATTCCGATCTTGGAAAGCCGGCGGATGCCGAGCGGACCGGCGTTTCTTTCGCCAGGCTTGATCGATGTGACGACGTGCGGATCGCGATCCGACGAAGAAATGTTTGGACCGCTGTTGCAGGTGATACGCGTCGACGATTTTGACGCGGCGATACGCGAAGCGAATCAAACCCGTTTCGGTTTGGTCGCAGGACTTCTCGGCGGTGATCGAGACGACTTCCAGCGTTTTCGCCGTCAGGTGAACGCCGGATTGGTGAATTGGAATTTGCCGACCACCGGCGCTAGCGGAAGATTGCCGTTTGGCGGAATCGGCCAGAGCGGCAACTATCGACCGGCAGGGTATTTTGCCACCGATTTTTGTAGCGTTCCGGTTGCCGGACTCGAACCGGCGACTCCTCGGGAGAGGAGCGATCGTTGA
- a CDS encoding hydrolase, with protein sequence MDAVLRWIESQQTSMEELLIDWASINSGTYHLAGVKRLTENVVRQFEPLADDIRRVPLASHVEVNSRGESVEMPLGDALVMTRRREAPQQAVLAIHLDTVYPADSPFQTVHGSPAQIAGPGVADAKGGLVVLFYALHALERYVAETGDRQLGWRVILNTDEEIGSPASADVFAKYAVGADFGLLYEPSLPNGNLVGQRGGSGNFSIVARGKSAHAGREFALGRNAVVAAAAAVADLHDLNGRWSGVTINVARIDGGAPYNVVPDTAVVRFNIRYPAPDLEREITAAIESIAARAPEGISLTLHGRFSAPPKLLDSRHEALLAQIRDCGQLLGLDLQWETSGGVCDGNRLTALGVPNVDTLGVRGGNIHSTAEFMWRDSLVERAKLSASLLITKSRAGK encoded by the coding sequence ATGGATGCGGTACTCCGATGGATTGAATCGCAGCAGACCTCGATGGAAGAGTTGCTTATCGACTGGGCTTCGATCAACTCTGGGACTTATCATCTCGCTGGCGTAAAACGACTTACGGAAAACGTCGTCCGGCAATTTGAACCGCTCGCGGATGATATTCGCCGCGTTCCCCTGGCGAGTCACGTCGAAGTGAACTCGCGCGGCGAGTCGGTTGAAATGCCGCTAGGAGACGCGCTGGTGATGACGCGTCGCCGTGAAGCGCCGCAGCAGGCGGTTTTGGCGATTCATCTGGATACGGTCTATCCCGCCGATTCTCCCTTTCAGACAGTCCACGGTTCCCCTGCGCAGATTGCAGGACCCGGCGTCGCCGACGCCAAGGGAGGTTTGGTCGTACTGTTTTATGCACTCCATGCGCTGGAACGTTACGTCGCCGAGACCGGTGATCGGCAGTTGGGGTGGCGGGTGATCTTGAATACCGACGAAGAGATCGGTTCTCCCGCCTCGGCTGACGTATTCGCCAAGTACGCAGTCGGCGCCGACTTCGGGCTGCTCTATGAACCAAGCTTGCCCAATGGCAATTTGGTTGGACAGCGCGGCGGCTCTGGAAATTTTTCGATCGTCGCGCGAGGCAAATCGGCTCATGCCGGGCGCGAGTTCGCGCTGGGGCGAAACGCGGTAGTCGCCGCCGCGGCTGCGGTTGCGGATCTGCATGATCTCAATGGACGTTGGTCCGGAGTGACGATCAACGTGGCGCGAATTGACGGAGGCGCTCCGTACAACGTGGTGCCTGATACGGCGGTCGTTCGCTTCAACATTCGCTATCCGGCGCCTGACTTGGAAAGGGAGATCACAGCGGCGATTGAATCGATCGCAGCGCGCGCGCCGGAGGGGATCTCGCTGACGCTGCATGGCCGATTCTCGGCGCCTCCGAAATTGCTCGACTCGCGGCACGAAGCGCTGCTTGCGCAGATTCGTGACTGCGGACAGCTGTTGGGGCTCGACTTGCAGTGGGAAACTTCCGGCGGCGTTTGCGACGGGAATCGCTTGACGGCGCTCGGCGTGCCCAATGTCGACACGCTGGGAGTTCGCGGCGGGAATATTCATTCGACGGCGGAATTCATGTGGCGCGATAGCTTGGTTGAGCGCGCGAAATTATCGGCAAGTTTGCTAATTACCAAGAGTCGCGCCGGGAAATAA
- a CDS encoding DUF1338 domain-containing protein translates to MKIGGESREQIRRVSIQSVQLGRNILVSSGLASRRYRMSIPVTELIQQLWGTFRQMNPQAGQIVDLLAQRGDPLQNDHIAFRTFNDPRIGVARLAEPFLAGGYVVGDEYHFAEKKLYAQHFEHADPTLPKIFISELLLEKFELPLRQTVDKLIEQFDLTSIDADHPLCIAGRPWRVSYEVWKSLRDQSEYAAWMAAHGYCANHFTVFVNALKSVSSLAELNALLVAQGFQLNSEGGAIKGSPSVFLEQSSTIAPTIEVDFTDGVHAVPGCYFEFAQRYPLPNGNLFSGFVAKSADKIFQSTDSRS, encoded by the coding sequence ATGAAAATCGGCGGCGAATCTCGCGAGCAGATTCGCCGCGTCTCGATCCAAAGCGTACAATTAGGCAGGAACATTCTCGTCTCTTCCGGCCTCGCATCGCGGAGATATCGCATGTCGATTCCCGTCACTGAATTGATCCAGCAACTTTGGGGGACGTTTCGCCAAATGAATCCCCAAGCAGGTCAAATTGTCGATCTGCTGGCGCAGCGCGGCGACCCTTTGCAAAATGATCATATTGCGTTTCGCACCTTCAATGATCCCCGCATCGGCGTTGCTCGCCTGGCCGAACCATTTCTCGCAGGCGGATATGTTGTCGGCGACGAGTATCACTTTGCCGAAAAGAAGCTCTACGCCCAACATTTCGAGCATGCCGATCCCACTCTTCCCAAGATCTTTATCAGCGAGTTGCTGCTGGAGAAGTTCGAGCTGCCGCTACGACAAACGGTCGATAAGCTGATCGAACAATTCGATCTAACATCGATCGACGCCGATCATCCGCTTTGCATCGCTGGTCGCCCTTGGCGGGTTTCGTACGAAGTTTGGAAATCGCTACGTGATCAAAGCGAGTACGCCGCTTGGATGGCTGCGCATGGATATTGCGCCAACCACTTCACGGTCTTCGTCAATGCGTTAAAGTCGGTCTCGTCATTGGCGGAACTGAATGCGTTGCTTGTCGCGCAAGGATTTCAACTCAACAGCGAAGGGGGCGCGATCAAAGGTTCTCCCAGCGTCTTTCTCGAACAATCGTCGACCATCGCGCCGACGATCGAAGTTGATTTCACCGACGGCGTCCACGCTGTGCCTGGCTGCTATTTTGAGTTTGCTCAGCGCTATCCGCTGCCCAACGGAAACCTCTTTTCCGGTTTTGTCGCCAAAAGCGCCGACAAAATTTTTCAAAGCACCGACAGTCGCAGCTAG